In the genome of Thermodesulfovibrionales bacterium, one region contains:
- a CDS encoding L,D-transpeptidase family protein, which translates to MTLNSYDVQALQRMKGMVFLLLSFLLVPSLLQAGTEAYPYGNGSTVIGWVRDHRVRDGESLIELARASGIGYNEIADANPLLDPFVPGTGALVTVPHSWILPDEESYDGIVINLSELRLYYFFRQGASRLVMTFPIGIGSEGNDTPTGEFRVVEKIVQPAWHVPESIKNEKPWLPAVVPPGPDNPLGSHALRLSLGTILIHGTNKPWGVGRRVSHGCIRLYPEDIPKLFQVAPVGVKVTIVRQPVKVGLRNHRVYIEVHDDHQGMNYFQEAVRLLIKKGFLGRIDTGRLYLAAEEKRGIPVDISGESMAPHDGAKDVLSGRRK; encoded by the coding sequence ATGACTCTTAATAGTTATGATGTACAGGCCTTACAAAGGATGAAAGGAATGGTCTTCCTGTTACTATCCTTTCTCCTTGTTCCAAGTCTTCTCCAGGCCGGCACAGAAGCCTATCCATATGGTAACGGCAGTACGGTTATCGGTTGGGTGAGAGATCACAGAGTGAGGGATGGGGAATCGTTGATCGAACTAGCGAGGGCATCAGGAATAGGTTATAACGAGATTGCTGATGCGAACCCCCTCCTTGACCCCTTTGTCCCGGGAACGGGCGCTCTGGTGACGGTACCTCACTCATGGATACTCCCTGATGAGGAATCCTATGACGGGATCGTTATCAATCTTTCTGAATTGCGACTCTACTATTTCTTCCGGCAGGGAGCGTCCCGACTCGTCATGACATTTCCCATCGGGATCGGCAGCGAGGGAAACGACACCCCTACCGGGGAGTTCAGGGTTGTAGAGAAGATCGTCCAGCCGGCCTGGCACGTTCCTGAATCTATCAAGAATGAAAAGCCGTGGCTGCCAGCCGTAGTCCCTCCGGGGCCTGATAATCCCCTTGGTTCTCACGCATTAAGGCTTTCATTGGGAACTATTCTCATTCACGGAACGAACAAGCCCTGGGGTGTCGGGAGAAGGGTCAGTCATGGATGTATAAGGCTCTATCCCGAGGATATCCCGAAGCTTTTTCAGGTTGCCCCCGTTGGTGTTAAAGTGACGATTGTTCGTCAGCCCGTAAAGGTGGGCCTCAGGAACCACAGGGTATATATCGAAGTTCATGATGATCATCAGGGAATGAATTATTTTCAGGAGGCCGTTCGTCTGCTGATAAAGAAGGGGTTTCTCGGACGTATTGATACCGGAAGACTCTATCTTGCGGCAGAAGAAAAGCGTGGTATACCTGTTGATATCTCGGGTGAAAGCATGGCCCCCCATGACGGAGCAAAGGACGTTCTTTCGGGAAGACGGAAATGA
- a CDS encoding homocitrate synthase gives MKNKVYLIDVTNRDGVQTSRIMLPKLSKTMLNIYLDEMGVYQSEIGFPTLKHEIHYINANLDLAGAGGIKRLHLQGWCRALPDDVELSFRNCPDLRHLNLSVSTSPLMIQGKFQGRKTWKDVVESMYKSTRLARQMGAATVAVNAEDASRTDLDKLIEFGLAGKEAGADRMRYCDTLGVDDPITLYERIKALTSATKLPIEMHCHNDLGMAEAVSVAGAQGAIESNVASYINTTINGYGERAGNCDLVSTVLALKFSHALKGKIPLDEHINLKTAWKIAKYASYAFNIPIPINQPGVGANTFAHESGIHADGALKDRRSYELFDPEDVGRGEPELIETGRIITTGEYGGIKGFRHVYDKLGISFPNDKEARKILELVQFANLHTQKPLTDDELRFIATYPKIVQKILVVQP, from the coding sequence GTGAAAAACAAAGTCTATCTCATCGATGTGACGAACAGGGACGGAGTCCAGACGTCAAGAATTATGCTCCCGAAGCTCTCCAAAACGATGCTGAACATCTACCTTGACGAAATGGGGGTTTATCAGAGCGAAATAGGATTCCCCACGCTGAAGCACGAGATACACTATATCAACGCAAATCTCGATTTGGCAGGAGCAGGCGGTATCAAAAGGCTCCATCTTCAGGGGTGGTGCAGGGCATTGCCTGATGACGTTGAACTTTCCTTCAGGAACTGTCCGGATCTTCGCCACCTCAATCTTTCCGTATCCACATCACCTCTCATGATACAGGGGAAGTTCCAGGGCAGAAAGACATGGAAGGACGTTGTGGAATCGATGTACAAGTCCACAAGGCTGGCAAGGCAGATGGGAGCGGCAACGGTGGCGGTGAATGCTGAAGACGCCTCCCGGACAGACCTGGACAAACTCATTGAGTTCGGGCTGGCAGGGAAAGAGGCCGGTGCAGACCGCATGAGATACTGTGACACCCTTGGGGTCGATGATCCGATTACCCTCTATGAGCGAATAAAGGCGCTCACATCGGCTACCAAACTCCCCATCGAAATGCATTGCCACAATGACCTCGGCATGGCAGAGGCTGTTTCTGTGGCGGGCGCCCAGGGCGCGATAGAAAGCAATGTTGCCTCCTACATCAACACAACAATTAATGGCTACGGGGAGCGGGCTGGGAACTGCGACCTGGTATCAACGGTCCTTGCGCTGAAGTTTTCCCATGCATTAAAGGGTAAGATACCCTTAGACGAACACATCAACCTCAAAACAGCCTGGAAAATCGCGAAATATGCTTCCTATGCCTTCAATATTCCCATACCGATAAACCAGCCCGGTGTCGGCGCCAATACCTTTGCCCATGAATCAGGGATCCATGCAGATGGCGCCCTGAAGGACAGGCGGAGCTATGAGCTCTTTGATCCAGAAGATGTGGGGCGGGGCGAACCTGAGTTGATCGAGACGGGAAGGATCATCACGACCGGGGAATACGGCGGCATAAAGGGCTTCAGACATGTATACGACAAGCTCGGCATCAGCTTCCCCAACGACAAAGAGGCTCGAAAGATCCTCGAACTCGTCCAGTTTGCTAACCTCCACACCCAGAAACCTCTGACCGATGATGAACTGCGGTTCATCGCGACCTACCCTAAGATTGTGCAAAAGATTCTCGTAGTGCAGCCGTAA
- a CDS encoding BrnT family toxin, producing the protein MKHINWNTEKSLKLKESRGICFEDIVFYIEKGDILDDYLHPNRKRYPEQRIMVIGINNYAYLVPYVEDAEEIFLKTIIPSRKATDIYFGGEK; encoded by the coding sequence ATGAAGCATATCAATTGGAATACAGAAAAGAGTCTGAAACTTAAAGAATCAAGAGGCATTTGTTTTGAGGATATTGTTTTCTATATTGAAAAAGGCGACATTTTAGATGACTATCTACACCCGAATCGGAAAAGGTATCCGGAACAGCGGATAATGGTAATCGGAATAAATAATTATGCTTATCTTGTCCCATATGTCGAGGATGCAGAAGAAATATTTCTGAAAACCATTATCCCCAGTAGAAAGGCAACAGATATTTATTTCGGAGGAGAGAAATGA
- a CDS encoding HEAT repeat domain-containing protein, protein MVPICSKFSGRVLVSVALLIATISPMTVSASEDMREITEDLNSKDWKVRLAGVEKLGASRDERSLPMLIEVANFGGEHTEVRVRAIQLLGETGDPKALESLLDIFNDSMLSWECPAIKSYTATALGNFRDDKRLDEALIGGINDRELLTREASIRSLGKIRSSKSVPYLLNVLDDERVSIKLSAIKALEEIGNPQAIPYLERIAEKDSDTVVRNQARAALSVFRHHSQQN, encoded by the coding sequence ATGGTTCCTATATGCAGCAAGTTTTCCGGAAGGGTTTTGGTGTCCGTCGCGCTTTTGATAGCAACGATATCTCCCATGACGGTCTCGGCGTCGGAAGATATGCGCGAGATTACGGAGGACCTCAATAGCAAGGACTGGAAGGTTCGTTTGGCAGGCGTCGAGAAGCTGGGCGCTTCCCGGGACGAAAGGTCGTTGCCCATGCTGATAGAAGTGGCCAACTTTGGAGGAGAGCATACCGAAGTCAGGGTCAGGGCAATTCAATTGCTCGGCGAGACCGGAGATCCAAAGGCACTGGAGAGTCTTCTTGACATCTTTAATGACAGTATGCTGAGCTGGGAATGTCCGGCCATAAAGTCTTACACTGCCACGGCCCTCGGCAACTTCAGGGATGACAAACGACTCGATGAAGCCCTCATCGGCGGCATCAATGACCGCGAACTTCTCACGAGAGAGGCGTCAATAAGGTCGCTTGGCAAGATCAGGAGTTCAAAGTCAGTTCCGTACTTGCTCAATGTGCTGGATGACGAACGTGTGAGCATAAAATTAAGCGCGATAAAAGCCCTGGAAGAGATCGGAAACCCTCAGGCAATTCCCTATCTGGAGCGTATAGCAGAGAAGGACAGTGATACGGTGGTGAGGAATCAGGCAAGGGCCGCATTGAGCGTCTTTCGTCATCATTCACAGCAGAATTAA
- a CDS encoding DUF1571 domain-containing protein yields the protein MGGIIFLLLVFAFCASLVGAYDKRDLENWLNEAESTLEGTDSYTAIFHKRERIQQRLTDEETIFLKFKKPFKVYMKWIKEPYKGREALYAEGYNDNLIKVRECGIAGMITLNIDPKGTLIMKGSRHPITDSGLENLVKLMRTNLKKSTNAQEVNIKEHGEEKVYGRTTRKVEIIFPKDKTKYYYCYRALMNFDVETKVPIRVHIYDWDDSLLESYGYEAVKLHAGLTEADFDPNNSEYRF from the coding sequence ATGGGTGGCATCATCTTCTTGTTGCTTGTCTTTGCATTTTGTGCGTCGCTAGTCGGAGCATATGATAAGAGAGATCTTGAAAACTGGCTAAATGAGGCTGAGTCGACACTCGAAGGAACGGACAGCTATACTGCAATTTTTCATAAACGGGAGAGGATACAACAGAGACTGACTGACGAAGAAACTATCTTTCTTAAATTTAAAAAACCTTTCAAGGTCTATATGAAATGGATAAAAGAACCTTATAAAGGGCGCGAAGCGCTCTATGCCGAAGGATATAATGACAATCTCATAAAGGTTCGCGAATGCGGCATTGCAGGGATGATAACGCTAAATATCGATCCCAAAGGTACTTTAATTATGAAGGGCAGCCGACATCCTATTACGGATTCCGGGCTTGAAAACCTTGTCAAACTCATGAGAACGAACCTGAAGAAGAGCACAAACGCCCAAGAGGTTAATATTAAAGAGCACGGCGAGGAGAAAGTATACGGAAGGACTACGAGAAAGGTTGAGATCATCTTTCCCAAGGATAAGACAAAATATTATTACTGTTATCGGGCCTTGATGAATTTTGATGTGGAGACAAAAGTGCCGATCAGGGTGCACATCTATGATTGGGATGACTCCCTGCTGGAGAGTTACGGATATGAAGCTGTAAAGCTTCATGCGGGACTCACCGAAGCAGACTTTGATCCGAACAATTCAGAATATAGATTTTAG
- a CDS encoding NAD(P)H-dependent glycerol-3-phosphate dehydrogenase codes for MSYISIIGAGSWGTTLSCLLAEKGYDISLWVHERDLCEEMKITRVNRTYLPGVTVPDDVAITNDLSTALRNARYVLNVVPTQYTREIITSAVPYIADGAVIINASKGIEKKTLLTVSSIIREVTSHQVAVLSGPSFALEVVRKLPTAVTLSCQDASTALLLQEIFNTHYFRVYTHDDVLGVELGGALKNVIAIASGICDGLELGHNARAALLTRGLAEIERLGISMGAEEQTFSGLSGLGDLILTCTAHLSRNYTVGKKLGQGMKLNDILAETMSVAEGVATAESAYELSQKYDVQMPIVEQIYMVLYKDKSPALAANDLMNRTLKTEFHG; via the coding sequence ATGAGTTACATATCTATCATAGGCGCCGGAAGCTGGGGGACTACCCTCTCCTGCCTCCTTGCAGAGAAAGGGTATGACATCTCGCTCTGGGTACATGAGAGGGACCTCTGTGAGGAGATGAAGATCACGAGGGTCAACAGGACCTATCTGCCAGGGGTCACCGTTCCTGATGACGTTGCCATCACGAATGATCTCAGCACAGCCCTCAGGAACGCCCGGTATGTACTCAATGTGGTACCGACGCAATACACGAGAGAAATCATCACGAGTGCCGTTCCATACATCGCGGACGGCGCAGTCATAATCAACGCCTCAAAGGGCATAGAAAAGAAAACCCTTCTCACCGTCTCGTCCATCATAAGAGAGGTGACGAGTCATCAGGTCGCCGTGCTCTCAGGCCCAAGTTTCGCCCTTGAGGTTGTAAGGAAACTCCCGACGGCTGTCACCCTCTCCTGCCAAGATGCGTCTACTGCCTTACTCTTGCAGGAGATCTTTAATACCCACTATTTCAGGGTTTATACCCATGATGATGTCCTGGGAGTCGAACTGGGCGGGGCTCTGAAGAACGTGATAGCGATTGCATCAGGCATCTGCGACGGTCTTGAACTCGGACACAATGCAAGGGCCGCACTCCTGACAAGGGGTCTGGCTGAAATCGAACGCCTGGGCATAAGCATGGGTGCCGAAGAGCAGACATTCTCGGGTCTCAGCGGACTTGGGGACCTTATCCTCACTTGCACCGCTCATCTTTCCCGGAATTATACCGTCGGCAAGAAACTCGGTCAGGGCATGAAGCTGAACGATATCCTTGCTGAGACGATGAGCGTGGCCGAAGGAGTGGCCACCGCAGAATCGGCGTACGAACTCTCTCAAAAATACGACGTGCAGATGCCGATCGTAGAACAGATCTATATGGTCCTTTACAAAGACAAG